One Pseudomonas rhizophila DNA window includes the following coding sequences:
- a CDS encoding NAD(P)H-dependent flavin oxidoreductase, translated as MSLPALLEQRLRLPVVAAPMFLISNPQLVLACCRNGIVGSFPALNQRESSGFKAWLEEIEAGLATMENPAPYAVNLIVHHSNPRLQADLAICIEHQVPIVITSLGAVKELVDAVHSYGGLVFHDVTTRRHAEKAAQAGVDGLIAVAAGAGGHAGTWSPFSLVAEIRQFFDKTLLLAGCLNHGHQILAAQLLGADLAYFGTRFIGTTESHAPDAYKEMLLTSRAADIVHTPAVSGVPASFMRQSLENAGFDLAALQGKGEVDFGSKLKPLNDEAKAWKTVWSAGQGVGEIHDLPSVDQLVARLDEEYRQALARATQLGGQWPR; from the coding sequence ATGTCGCTGCCCGCTCTGCTTGAACAACGTTTGCGCCTGCCCGTCGTGGCAGCGCCGATGTTTCTGATTTCCAATCCACAGCTGGTACTGGCCTGCTGCCGCAACGGAATCGTCGGCAGCTTTCCGGCGCTGAACCAGCGCGAAAGCAGTGGTTTCAAGGCTTGGCTGGAAGAAATCGAAGCGGGCCTGGCAACAATGGAAAACCCGGCACCCTATGCCGTGAACCTGATCGTCCATCATAGCAACCCACGGCTTCAGGCCGACCTGGCCATCTGCATCGAACATCAGGTGCCGATTGTCATCACCAGCCTGGGCGCCGTGAAAGAACTGGTGGATGCGGTTCACAGTTATGGTGGGCTGGTGTTCCACGATGTCACCACGCGCCGTCATGCTGAGAAAGCTGCCCAAGCCGGTGTCGACGGCTTGATAGCGGTCGCCGCCGGCGCAGGTGGCCACGCCGGGACCTGGAGCCCTTTCTCACTGGTCGCCGAAATCCGCCAGTTCTTCGACAAAACCCTGCTGCTTGCGGGATGTCTGAACCACGGCCATCAGATTCTGGCCGCCCAACTGCTTGGCGCGGATTTGGCCTACTTCGGCACACGCTTCATCGGCACGACCGAAAGCCATGCGCCTGACGCTTATAAAGAGATGTTGCTCACATCCAGAGCCGCAGACATCGTGCATACTCCTGCGGTGTCTGGAGTGCCGGCCAGCTTCATGCGCCAGAGCCTGGAAAACGCCGGTTTCGACCTGGCCGCCCTGCAGGGCAAGGGCGAAGTGGATTTCGGTTCCAAACTCAAGCCGCTGAACGACGAAGCCAAGGCCTGGAAAACCGTATGGTCCGCAGGCCAGGGCGTGGGTGAAATCCATGATCTGCCCAGTGTCGATCAGCTAGTGGCACGCCTGGATGAAGAGTACCGGCAAGCGCTGGCCCGCGCGACACAACTCGGCGGCCAATGGCCCCGCTGA
- a CDS encoding DUF805 domain-containing protein produces the protein MSETRFNIVFDGALLPGVETTTAKLNLAELFKSDVSAIERLFSGRKVALKSNLSQAEAQKYLEALNKSGIDARIEAEPSLELNLDEVQHSPPSNGRHPDSIIDPVSPYAPPRAEVGEAMAEYSTLKPFSFDGRIGRLRFLGWTMALTLVMLFVVGTAFSLGVTWFLASSSTAAMIVGGLLGLIIALGFAYVSIQFSVQRLHDLGWSGWLWLLNLVPFVGSVFPFVLMALPGNTGANRYGPPPPPNSTAVKVLSSLWIVMIVVAFLAAMAGAFSGITEEYDSSSLSSYESSELIDEDTAEPAVEAAEPAAPSVDYEEEQ, from the coding sequence ATGAGCGAAACCCGTTTCAATATCGTATTCGATGGAGCCCTGCTGCCGGGTGTCGAAACCACCACAGCCAAGCTCAACCTGGCTGAACTGTTCAAAAGCGATGTCAGTGCCATTGAGCGGTTGTTCAGCGGGCGCAAGGTGGCGCTTAAAAGCAACCTGTCCCAGGCCGAAGCGCAGAAGTACCTGGAGGCTCTCAACAAGAGCGGGATCGATGCACGAATCGAAGCCGAACCTTCCCTCGAACTGAACCTGGACGAGGTACAGCATTCGCCGCCGTCGAACGGACGCCACCCGGACTCCATCATCGACCCGGTATCGCCCTACGCGCCACCCCGAGCCGAGGTGGGTGAGGCAATGGCCGAGTACAGCACGCTCAAGCCCTTCAGCTTCGATGGGCGCATCGGACGGCTGCGCTTCCTGGGCTGGACCATGGCCTTGACGCTGGTCATGCTGTTTGTGGTGGGCACAGCCTTTTCATTGGGCGTGACCTGGTTCCTCGCCTCCAGCTCCACAGCGGCAATGATCGTCGGCGGCCTGCTGGGACTGATCATCGCACTGGGCTTTGCTTATGTAAGCATCCAGTTCAGCGTCCAGCGCCTGCACGACCTGGGTTGGTCCGGGTGGTTGTGGCTGCTCAACCTGGTGCCGTTCGTGGGCAGTGTCTTCCCCTTCGTACTCATGGCCTTGCCCGGCAACACCGGCGCCAATCGCTATGGCCCCCCGCCGCCGCCCAACAGCACTGCGGTCAAGGTACTTTCGTCGCTGTGGATTGTCATGATCGTGGTGGCTTTCCTTGCCGCAATGGCCGGGGCATTCAGCGGCATCACAGAGGAATACGACAGCAGTTCCTTGAGCAGCTATGAGAGCAGCGAGCTCATTGATGAAGACACTGCAGAACCAGCCGTCGAAGCAGCCGAGCCTGCTGCGCCTTCTGTAGACTATGAAGAGGAACAATAA
- a CDS encoding SDR family NAD(P)-dependent oxidoreductase translates to MTRYALITGASSGIGLAMAEALARRGRDLILVARQRDRLESIAIELTQRFGVEVLFRACDLGEPLRLSGFLLELEEGERQIDLLVNCAGIGTSGPFLGQDWMTEQDLIEVNILALTRLCHSVGNSMALQGGGQILNVASIAAFQPGPWMSTYHASKAYVLHFSEALRVELKKSAIKVSVLCPGPTRTGFFARAQLNEQKFNDSQTLMSPEEVALYAVRALEKNRAIIIPGRRNRWLAALPRLGPRWLVRTIAGMTNKACCPR, encoded by the coding sequence ATGACCCGTTACGCTCTGATCACTGGCGCCTCCAGTGGCATTGGCCTGGCAATGGCCGAAGCACTCGCCCGCCGCGGTCGCGACCTGATATTGGTGGCTCGACAGCGTGATCGGCTGGAAAGTATTGCAATCGAACTGACTCAGCGTTTTGGCGTGGAGGTGTTGTTCCGGGCCTGTGACCTGGGAGAACCGCTGAGGCTTTCAGGCTTTCTGCTCGAGCTGGAAGAAGGCGAGCGACAGATCGACCTGCTGGTCAATTGTGCCGGTATCGGCACCAGCGGGCCGTTCCTGGGCCAGGACTGGATGACCGAGCAGGACCTGATCGAAGTCAACATCCTCGCCTTGACGCGGCTCTGTCACTCGGTAGGCAACAGCATGGCGCTGCAGGGCGGTGGCCAGATCCTGAACGTTGCATCGATCGCCGCGTTCCAGCCTGGCCCCTGGATGAGCACCTATCACGCCAGCAAGGCTTACGTGCTGCATTTCTCCGAAGCCCTGCGGGTCGAGCTGAAAAAAAGCGCAATAAAGGTATCTGTGCTTTGCCCTGGCCCGACACGAACCGGCTTTTTCGCCCGGGCGCAGCTCAATGAACAGAAATTCAACGACAGTCAAACCCTGATGAGCCCGGAGGAAGTCGCGCTGTATGCCGTGCGCGCACTGGAAAAAAACCGGGCGATCATCATTCCTGGGCGCCGCAATCGCTGGCTGGCGGCGTTGCCGCGACTGGGCCCGCGATGGCTGGTTCGCACGATTGCCGGCATGACCAACAAGGCCTGCTGCCCCCGCTGA
- a CDS encoding histidine triad nucleotide-binding protein → MDTLFTKIINREIPAKIIYEDDQVLAFHDIAPQAPVHFLVIPKKPIRTLNDLTEEDKGLAGHILFTAQRLALELGCEEGFRVVMNCNELGGQTVYHIHMHVLGQRQMNWPPG, encoded by the coding sequence GTGGATACTCTGTTTACCAAGATCATCAACCGGGAGATTCCGGCCAAGATCATTTACGAAGATGATCAAGTTCTGGCGTTCCACGACATCGCCCCTCAAGCACCTGTGCATTTCCTGGTCATCCCAAAGAAACCGATCCGCACGCTCAATGATCTGACCGAAGAAGACAAAGGCTTGGCCGGGCATATCCTGTTCACTGCCCAGCGCCTGGCGCTTGAACTGGGCTGCGAAGAAGGTTTTCGTGTGGTGATGAACTGCAATGAACTTGGGGGACAGACCGTCTATCACATTCATATGCATGTGCTTGGGCAGCGCCAGATGAACTGGCCGCCGGGTTGA
- the coq7 gene encoding 2-polyprenyl-3-methyl-6-methoxy-1,4-benzoquinone monooxygenase, whose protein sequence is MTTQRHYSPIDRLLLQADTAMRTLLPFSGQPYRPSPAIVQPDVQMSDEQTRHVAGLMRINHTGEVCAQALYQGQALTAKLPQVREAMEHAAEEEIDHLVWCEQRIHQLGSHTSVLNPLFYGMSFGIGAVAGLISDKVSLGFVAATEHQVCKHLNEHLEQLPAEDEKSRAILKQMREDEEQHAESALEAGGFRFPAPVKFGMSLLAKVMTKSTYRI, encoded by the coding sequence ATGACTACCCAACGTCACTACTCACCGATTGACCGTCTACTGCTGCAAGCTGATACCGCGATGCGTACGCTGCTGCCCTTCAGTGGTCAGCCCTACCGTCCATCGCCGGCTATCGTGCAGCCAGACGTGCAAATGAGTGACGAGCAAACCCGCCATGTCGCTGGGCTGATGCGCATCAACCACACCGGTGAAGTCTGCGCCCAGGCGCTGTATCAGGGCCAGGCGCTGACGGCGAAGCTGCCCCAGGTACGTGAGGCGATGGAGCATGCCGCCGAGGAAGAAATCGACCATCTGGTCTGGTGCGAACAACGCATTCACCAACTGGGCAGCCATACCAGCGTCCTGAACCCGTTGTTTTATGGGATGTCATTTGGAATCGGCGCAGTGGCCGGGCTGATCAGCGACAAAGTCAGCCTCGGCTTTGTGGCGGCCACTGAACATCAGGTGTGCAAACACCTGAATGAGCACTTGGAGCAGTTGCCGGCCGAGGACGAAAAGTCCCGGGCGATTCTCAAGCAGATGCGCGAGGATGAAGAGCAGCACGCCGAAAGTGCGCTCGAGGCCGGAGGGTTTCGTTTTCCAGCGCCGGTGAAGTTCGGCATGAGCCTGCTGGCCAAGGTCATGACCAAGAGCACCTATCGAATCTGA
- the speD gene encoding adenosylmethionine decarboxylase: MKSKLKLHGFNNLTKTLSFNIYDICYAETPQDQQAYVEYINKEYNAKRLTQILTEVVDIIGANILNIASQDYEPQGASVTILISEEPVTPTDSQIEESPGPLPEIILAHLDKSHITVHTYPEIHPVDGIATFRVDIDVSTCGVISPLKALNFLIHQFDSDIVTVDYRVRGFTRDVEGHKHFIDHEINSIQNYLSEDTRDAYQMTDVNVYQENLFHTKMLLKNFELDNYLFGDATSNLSAEQRDQVEDRVKHEMLEIFYARNMPR, encoded by the coding sequence GTGAAAAGCAAACTCAAGCTCCATGGGTTCAATAACCTGACAAAGACCTTGAGCTTCAACATCTATGACATCTGCTATGCGGAAACCCCGCAGGACCAGCAGGCCTACGTCGAGTACATCAATAAAGAGTACAACGCCAAGCGCCTCACGCAGATCCTCACGGAAGTTGTCGATATCATTGGTGCCAACATCCTGAACATCGCCAGTCAGGACTATGAACCCCAAGGCGCCAGCGTGACCATTCTGATCTCGGAAGAACCGGTGACACCGACCGACAGCCAGATCGAAGAGTCCCCGGGCCCATTGCCGGAAATCATCCTGGCCCACCTCGACAAGAGCCACATTACGGTACATACCTACCCGGAAATCCACCCGGTGGATGGCATTGCGACGTTCCGTGTGGACATTGACGTGTCGACCTGTGGCGTCATTTCACCGCTCAAGGCACTCAATTTCCTGATTCACCAGTTCGACTCGGACATCGTGACGGTGGATTATCGCGTGCGTGGCTTTACCCGCGACGTTGAAGGCCACAAGCACTTTATTGATCACGAGATCAACTCGATTCAGAACTATCTCTCCGAAGACACTCGCGACGCGTATCAGATGACCGACGTGAACGTGTATCAGGAAAACCTGTTCCACACCAAAATGCTGCTCAAGAACTTCGAGCTTGATAACTACTTGTTCGGGGACGCTACCAGCAACCTCTCTGCTGAACAGCGGGATCAGGTGGAAGACCGTGTGAAACACGAAATGCTGGAAATTTTCTACGCGCGCAACATGCCACGCTGA
- a CDS encoding OsmC family protein gives MKARIQWAGEAMFLGESGSGHVVVMDGPPEAGGRNLGVRPMEMLLLGVGGCSNFDVVSILKKSRQAVESCEAFLEAERATEDPKVFTKIHMHFVVKGRALKEAQVKRAIELSAEKYCSASIMLGAAGVEITHDYEIIELG, from the coding sequence ATGAAGGCACGCATCCAATGGGCTGGCGAAGCCATGTTCCTCGGTGAGTCAGGTAGCGGTCATGTGGTCGTCATGGATGGCCCGCCAGAAGCCGGAGGTCGGAACCTGGGTGTAAGGCCGATGGAAATGCTCCTGCTGGGCGTGGGTGGTTGCAGTAATTTCGATGTGGTCAGCATCCTTAAAAAATCGCGCCAGGCCGTCGAAAGTTGCGAAGCCTTCCTGGAAGCGGAGCGCGCCACCGAAGACCCGAAAGTGTTCACCAAGATTCACATGCATTTCGTGGTGAAGGGGCGTGCCTTGAAGGAAGCCCAGGTCAAGCGCGCCATTGAGCTGTCAGCCGAGAAATATTGCTCGGCTTCCATCATGCTCGGCGCCGCCGGTGTTGAAATCACCCACGATTATGAAATCATCGAATTGGGTTGA
- the crp gene encoding cAMP-activated global transcriptional regulator CRP, with amino-acid sequence MVAITPTPKIKNLDKLLMHCQRRRYPAKHNIICAGDRSDTLSFIIKGSVTILIEDDDGREMIIAYLNAGDFFGELGLFEQAGKEQERSAWVRAKVECEVAEISYSKFRELSVQDPDILYVLSGQIAQRLRNTTRKVGDLAFFDVTGRVARCLLELCKQPDAMTHPDGMQIKVTRQEIGRIVGCSREMVGRVLKDLEERNLVSVKGKTMVVFGTR; translated from the coding sequence ATGGTTGCCATTACTCCCACACCCAAGATCAAGAATCTCGACAAACTCTTGATGCATTGTCAGCGTCGCCGCTATCCGGCCAAGCACAACATCATCTGCGCGGGCGATCGCTCCGACACCCTGTCGTTCATCATCAAAGGGTCGGTCACGATCCTGATCGAGGATGATGACGGTCGCGAAATGATCATCGCCTATCTCAACGCCGGGGATTTCTTCGGCGAACTTGGATTGTTTGAACAGGCAGGCAAAGAACAGGAACGTAGCGCCTGGGTACGGGCCAAGGTCGAATGCGAGGTCGCGGAGATCAGCTATAGCAAGTTCCGGGAACTGTCGGTGCAGGATCCCGACATTCTTTACGTCCTCAGCGGACAAATCGCACAGCGCCTGCGCAACACTACCCGCAAGGTGGGCGATCTCGCCTTCTTCGACGTGACCGGTCGCGTCGCCCGCTGCTTGCTGGAACTGTGCAAGCAACCCGATGCCATGACCCACCCGGACGGCATGCAGATCAAGGTGACGCGCCAGGAAATCGGCCGGATTGTGGGTTGCTCGCGGGAGATGGTCGGTCGTGTGCTCAAGGATCTGGAAGAGCGCAACCTGGTCAGCGTCAAAGGCAAGACCATGGTGGTCTTTGGGACGCGCTAG
- a CDS encoding lipoate--protein ligase family protein codes for MSPVISLTVEAGLQAEQDLLASICAGDAEFGLLFWQPNDRALVMPRRLSRFPGFEHACQISAAHDWPVLLRETGGEPVPQSAATVNIALVYAPPRSEGDHGRIETGYRRLCDPICQLLDELGGVASLGEVEGAFCDGRFNVNLDGRKMVGTAQRWRQSKGGQRPVGLVHGALLLENERESMVAAVNRFNEACGLAQRVRAESHIALHEKFPAPHALQRLEALYRELLTRLLA; via the coding sequence ATGTCGCCGGTGATTTCCCTGACCGTCGAAGCCGGTCTGCAAGCCGAACAGGATTTGCTGGCCAGCATCTGTGCAGGCGACGCTGAGTTCGGCTTGTTGTTCTGGCAGCCCAATGATCGCGCGCTGGTCATGCCTCGTCGTTTGAGTCGTTTCCCGGGGTTCGAACACGCCTGCCAAATCTCGGCGGCCCACGACTGGCCAGTGCTGCTGCGCGAAACCGGCGGTGAGCCGGTGCCGCAGTCTGCCGCCACCGTCAATATCGCCCTGGTTTACGCTCCGCCGCGTAGTGAAGGCGACCATGGCCGCATCGAAACCGGTTATCGCCGGTTGTGTGATCCGATCTGCCAGTTATTGGATGAGCTGGGTGGGGTGGCTTCGTTGGGTGAAGTCGAGGGTGCGTTCTGCGACGGTCGATTCAACGTCAATCTCGACGGCCGGAAAATGGTCGGCACTGCTCAGCGCTGGCGTCAGAGCAAGGGCGGCCAACGCCCGGTGGGTCTGGTGCATGGAGCCCTGTTGCTGGAGAACGAACGCGAATCGATGGTTGCCGCGGTCAATCGTTTCAATGAAGCCTGTGGCTTGGCGCAGCGAGTGCGCGCCGAGAGTCATATTGCCTTGCATGAAAAATTTCCGGCGCCTCACGCGTTGCAGCGGCTTGAGGCGCTGTACCGGGAACTGCTGACCAGGCTGCTCGCCTAG
- the trpC gene encoding indole-3-glycerol phosphate synthase TrpC: MSVPTVLENILARKAQEVAERSARVSLAELETLARAADAPRGFAKALIDQAKRKQPAVIAEIKKASPSKGVIREHFVPADIAKSYEKGGATCLSVLTDIDFFQGADEYLKQAREACKLPVIRKDFMIDPYQIVEARALGADCVLLIVSALDDVKMAELAAVAKGVGLDVLVEVHDGEELERALKTLDTPLVGVNNRNLHNFEVSLETTLDLLPRIPRDRLVITESGILNRADVELMEVSDVYSFLVGEAFMRAENPGTELQRLFFPERGVPISGSTLD, encoded by the coding sequence ATGAGTGTGCCAACGGTTCTGGAAAACATTCTGGCTCGCAAGGCTCAAGAGGTTGCCGAACGCAGTGCTCGGGTCAGTCTGGCAGAGCTGGAAACCTTGGCGCGGGCAGCGGATGCGCCGCGTGGCTTTGCCAAGGCGCTGATCGATCAGGCCAAGAGAAAGCAGCCAGCGGTGATTGCCGAAATTAAAAAGGCTTCCCCCAGCAAAGGCGTGATTCGTGAACACTTCGTCCCCGCCGACATCGCCAAGAGCTATGAGAAGGGCGGTGCGACTTGCCTTTCGGTGCTGACCGATATTGATTTTTTCCAGGGTGCCGATGAATACCTCAAACAGGCGCGGGAGGCGTGCAAGCTGCCGGTGATTCGCAAGGATTTCATGATCGATCCTTACCAGATCGTTGAAGCCCGAGCCCTGGGCGCAGATTGCGTGCTGTTGATTGTGTCCGCCCTGGACGATGTGAAAATGGCCGAGCTGGCGGCGGTCGCCAAAGGCGTGGGCCTGGATGTCCTGGTAGAGGTCCACGATGGCGAGGAGCTGGAGCGGGCCTTGAAGACCCTCGATACTCCGCTGGTCGGCGTGAACAACCGCAACCTGCATAATTTCGAAGTCAGCCTGGAAACGACTCTGGATTTGTTGCCGCGTATTCCGCGTGATCGCTTGGTGATCACCGAAAGCGGGATCCTGAACCGGGCCGATGTCGAACTGATGGAAGTCAGCGATGTGTATTCGTTCCTGGTGGGCGAAGCGTTCATGCGCGCGGAAAATCCGGGTACCGAGTTGCAACGTCTGTTCTTCCCTGAACGCGGCGTTCCGATAAGCGGTTCGACGCTGGATTGA
- the trpD gene encoding anthranilate phosphoribosyltransferase, whose amino-acid sequence MDIKTALSRIVGHLDLSTDEMRDVMREIMTGQCSDAQIGAFMMAMRMKSESIDEIVGAVSVMRELADKVELKTLDGVVDVVGTGGDGANIFNVSTASAFVVAAAGCTVAKHGNRAVSGKSGSADLLEAAGIYLNLTPVQVARCIDNVGIGFMFAQTHHRAMKYAAAPRRDLGLRTMFNMLGPLTNPAGVKHQVVGVFSQALCRPLAEVLQRLGSKHVLVVHSKDGLDEFSLAAPTYVAELKNDQISEYWVEPEDLGMKSQSLHGLAVDGPAQSLELIRDALGRRKTENGQKAAEMIVLNAGAALYAADHASSLKQGVELAHDALHTGLAREKLEELGAFTAVFKVENEG is encoded by the coding sequence ATGGATATCAAGACAGCCCTGAGCCGTATCGTCGGCCATCTCGACCTGAGCACCGACGAAATGCGCGATGTGATGCGCGAAATCATGACCGGCCAATGCTCGGATGCGCAGATCGGCGCATTCATGATGGCCATGCGCATGAAGAGCGAGAGCATCGATGAGATCGTCGGCGCGGTTTCGGTCATGCGCGAGCTGGCGGACAAGGTCGAGCTCAAGACCCTGGATGGCGTGGTGGATGTGGTGGGCACCGGCGGTGACGGCGCCAATATCTTCAACGTTTCCACTGCCTCGGCCTTCGTCGTCGCCGCGGCCGGTTGTACCGTTGCCAAGCATGGCAATCGTGCGGTCTCCGGCAAGAGTGGCAGCGCCGACCTGCTGGAGGCGGCCGGGATCTACCTGAACCTGACGCCAGTACAGGTGGCGCGTTGCATCGATAACGTGGGCATCGGTTTCATGTTCGCCCAGACCCACCACCGCGCCATGAAGTACGCCGCCGCGCCGCGTCGTGATCTGGGCCTGCGGACGATGTTCAATATGCTCGGCCCGCTTACGAATCCGGCCGGCGTGAAGCATCAAGTGGTCGGTGTGTTCAGCCAGGCATTGTGCCGGCCCCTGGCCGAGGTCTTGCAACGTCTGGGCAGCAAGCACGTGCTGGTGGTCCATTCGAAGGATGGCCTGGACGAATTCAGCCTGGCTGCACCCACGTACGTGGCTGAATTAAAAAATGATCAGATCAGCGAGTATTGGGTCGAACCTGAAGACCTGGGCATGAAGAGCCAGAGCCTGCATGGGCTGGCGGTGGATGGGCCGGCCCAGTCGCTGGAGCTGATTCGCGATGCCTTGGGGCGCCGCAAGACTGAAAATGGCCAGAAGGCCGCCGAGATGATCGTGCTCAATGCGGGCGCCGCGTTGTATGCGGCGGATCACGCCAGCAGCCTCAAGCAGGGCGTGGAACTGGCCCATGATGCGTTGCACACCGGCCTTGCCAGGGAAAAACTCGAAGAGTTGGGTGCATTTACCGCCGTATTCAAAGTGGAGAACGAAGGATGA
- a CDS encoding aminodeoxychorismate/anthranilate synthase component II: protein MLLMIDNYDSFTYNVVQYLGELGSEVKVVRNDELTIAEIEALKPERIVVSPGPCTPTEAGISIEAIKYFAGKLPILGVCLGHQSIGQAFGGDVVRARQVMHGKTSPVFHENKGVFEGLNLPLTVTRYHSLIVKRQTLPDCLELTAWTQLEDGSVDEIMGLRHKTLNIEGVQFHPESILTEQGHELFANFLKQTGGTR, encoded by the coding sequence ATGTTGCTGATGATCGATAACTACGACTCTTTTACCTACAACGTTGTGCAGTACCTGGGCGAGCTGGGCTCCGAGGTCAAGGTCGTGCGCAACGACGAACTGACCATCGCCGAAATCGAAGCCCTCAAGCCCGAGCGCATCGTGGTCTCTCCCGGTCCTTGCACGCCGACCGAAGCGGGCATTTCCATCGAAGCCATCAAGTATTTCGCCGGCAAGCTGCCGATCCTGGGTGTCTGCCTGGGGCACCAGTCGATCGGCCAGGCCTTTGGCGGCGACGTGGTGCGCGCCCGGCAAGTCATGCACGGTAAGACTAGCCCGGTATTTCACGAGAACAAGGGCGTGTTCGAAGGTCTGAATCTTCCGCTGACCGTCACCCGCTACCACTCCCTGATCGTCAAGCGCCAAACCCTGCCAGATTGTCTGGAACTGACCGCCTGGACTCAGCTCGAGGACGGCTCTGTGGATGAAATCATGGGGCTTCGTCACAAAACGTTGAATATCGAAGGCGTGCAATTTCACCCCGAGTCTATTCTCACCGAACAGGGTCACGAGCTGTTCGCCAACTTCCTCAAACAAACCGGCGGCACGCGCTAA